One window from the genome of Salvelinus fontinalis isolate EN_2023a chromosome 3, ASM2944872v1, whole genome shotgun sequence encodes:
- the LOC129851577 gene encoding heme oxygenase 2-like codes for MMMSNKEVSACIPLHVNDLTFFTICLSVVPPSVLHLPSPDDLSELLAEGTKESHDRAENCQFVKDFLRGRIQRELFKRGTVALYFVYTAMEEEIERNRDHPQFAPIYFPTELHRREALARDLEYFYGEDWENQVTCSPGTQPYVDRIHEVGREDPVLLVAHSYTRYMGDLSGGQILKKVAQRALKLPSSGEGLHFYQFEGIHSTKAFKQLYRSRMNELEMDQETKERIIAESNLAFKFNMEVFTELEEAGKSIKEEVLDAGFPGHGHGDMDGDINKCPYYSAKMVASGNTNFACQLAMMLLRHPVGQMVLASWAAAVAGLAAWYLM; via the exons atgatgATGAGTAACAAGGA AGTGTCAGCTTGCATACCTTTACATGTGAATGATTTGACCTTTTttactatctgtctgtctgttgttccTCCATCTGTTCTTCACCTCCCCAGTCCAGATGACCTGTCCGAGTTGCTAGCGGAGGGAACCAAGGAGTCCCACGACAGAGCAGAGAACTGCCAGTTTGTCAAAGACTTCCTCAGGGGACGCATCCAAAGAGAACTGTTTAAG cggGGCACAGTGGCGCTCTACTTTGTCTATACTGCcatggaggaggagatagagaggaacaGGGACCACCCCCAGTTTGCCCCCATCTACTTCCCCACTGAGCTGCACCGACGTGAGGCTCTGGCCCGGGACCTGGAGTACTTTTATGGAGAAGACTGGGAGAACCAG GTCACCTGCTCCCCGGGCACCCAGCCATATGTAGACCGCATCCACGAAGTGGGACGTGAAGACCCGGTCCTGCTGGTGGCCCACTCCTACACCCGCTACATGGGTGACCTCTCTGGGGGTCAGATCCTTAAGAAG GTGGCACAGCGGGCGCTGAAGCTGCCCTCTAGTGGCGAGGGGCTGCACTTCTACCAGTTTGAGGGCATCCACAGCACCAAGGCCTTTAAACAGTTGTACAGGAGCAGGATGAACGAGCTGGAGATGGACCAGGAGACCAAGGAGAGGATCATAGCCGAGTCTAACCTGGCCTTCAAGTTCAACATGGAG GTGTTCACAGAGCTGGAGGAGGCAGGGAAGAGCATCAAGGAGGAGGTGTTGGACGCAGGGTTCCCAGGACATGGCCATGGGGACATGGACGGAGACATTAACAAGTGCCCTTACTACTCTGCCAAAATGG tggccAGTGGCAACACTAACTTTGCCTGTCAGTTAGCCATGATGCTGCTGAGACATCCTGTTGGTCAGATGGTTCTGGCCAGCTGGGCGGCTGCTGTCGCCGGATTGGCTGCCTGGTACCTCATGTGA